Proteins encoded together in one Triticum dicoccoides isolate Atlit2015 ecotype Zavitan chromosome 7B, WEW_v2.0, whole genome shotgun sequence window:
- the LOC119339852 gene encoding uncharacterized protein LOC119339852, which produces MDHPPVADPGQTKDKGVGSKGEMDLPVADPGPVKDEGELLRCPFCDSEAVYKLAQFLLPGLAAVCVDGTTGDLFRGPSDVAVDLRKEMVDSITQRSETFIADAEAEQNAKNEMSDDPYEIVSIFMDDFSRTKRNIIGHVSGWLLSDSRDDKIDDFVQEMEMTRFWPLERREAIAEVLLRNVDIKTKFHCPEKYENEERLADHKAQCSFRPVTCPNEGCRAKVSVRCMQDHDATCLFKILQCEQNCEKRLLRRDMDRHCVTVCPMRPMKCPFGCDDSFSEHDLEEHCSESLQQHLLKVLQVIHKNNFTADELKETALRLEKSEDRGKLAKARDARSLATIVKDLEAKQFQCSGVVSHINLGG; this is translated from the exons ATGGACCATCCTCCAGTTGCCGATCCTGGACAAACCAAGGATAAAG GTGTTGGATCTAAGGGTGAAATGGATCTCCCAGTTGCCGATCCTGGACCGGTGAAGGATGAAGGTGAGCTTCTCCGGTGCCCGTTTTGCGATTCTGAAGCAGTGTACAAACTAGCACAATTCTTGCTCCCTGGTTTGGCTGCGGTCTGTGTCGACGGTACAACTGGTGATCTCTTCAGGGGCCCATCTGATGTTGCTGTTGACCTCAGAAAAGAAATGGTGGACAGCATTACACAAAGAAGTGAAACGTTCATAGCCGATGCTGAGGCGGAACAAAacgctaagaatgaaatgtcgGATGACCCTTATGAGATCGTGTcaatattcatggatgatttcagtCGCacgaaaaggaacatcattggccaTGTCTCTGGGTGGTTGCTAAGTGACAGCCGTGATGATAAGATCGATGACTTTGTCCAAGAAATGGAGATGACCCGCTTCTGGCCATTAGAGAGGAGAGAAGCGATAGCCGAGGTCCTCCTCAGGAATGTGGACATTAAAACCAAGTTCCACTGCCCTGAGAAATATGAAAACGAGGAACGTCTTGCTGATCACAAAGCACAGTGTAGCTTCAGGCCTGTCACTTGCCCAAACGAGGGATGCCGAGCAAAAGTCTCTGTTCGTTGCATGCAGGATCATGATGCAACTTGCCTTTTCAAGATCCTTCAGTGTGAGCAAAACTGTGAGAAACGGCTTCTGCGGCGTGATATGGATAGACATTGTGTCACTGTCTGCCCCATGAGGCCCATGAAGTGCCCTTTCGGGTGTGATGATTCGTTCAGTGAACACGACCTCGAGGAGCACTGTTCAGAGAGTCTCCAGCAACACTTGCTTAAGGTCCTTCAGGTGATTCACAAGAATAATTTTACAGCTGATGAGCTAAAGGAAACTGCTCTACGACTGGAGAAG TCTGAAGATCGTGGTAAACTGGCTAAAGCTCGGGATGCAAGATCTCTTGCTACTATTGTGAAGGATCTTGAAGCAAAGCAATTTCAATGTTCTGGTGTAGTATCTCATATAAACCTTGGTGGTTGA